Genomic segment of Myxococcus stipitatus:
CTTGTCATCGTCCTCCTCCTCCTGCTCCTCGTCGTCCTCCCCGGCCAGACCCAGCATCGACTTGAGCTGTGCGAACTCCTTGTCGCCGACGAGCTTGCGGATGGCCTCCGGGTCCCCTTCCTCGAGCTCGGAGAAGTTGCTGAAGCGGCCGGAGACCTTGAACTTCTCGTCGTCACACGCCCAATCGTGATTGCCAATGAGCCCGAGCTTCGCGGTCGTCCTGCCGTACACACGCGAGATGCCTGCTTCATAGAAGCCGTAGACAACACCCGACAGCGTCGCCTTGCCCTGAATCTCCAGGTTGCCTTCCAGATAGAGGTGGCGGCCCTGGAGGTTGCCGGTGACGACCAGGGTCCCCGTCTCATCCGTGGTGACCTCTCCGCTCACCGTCAGGTTCCCCAGGACCAGGAGCGCCCCGGAGTTGATGTCGAGGTCGCCCGACACCGTCAGGTCCCCCTCATGGACGAGGACGCCCTCGTCGAGGCAGTCCTGGATGTCCTCGTCTTGAATCTGCTCGAGGTCCTCGTCCGTGGCCTTCCGAAGCTGCTTCTTCAGCGACTTCAACGAGTGCTTCTTCACTGAGCCTCCCTGCCTGTGGGTGGGAAACATCGTCGGGTGTTCGAGGAGACGCGTGCGAGGCGCGGGTGCTCAGGCCGCCACGAGTCCGTCTTTTCCTTCGCGCTGACCCAGCCGCTTCTGGATGGCGAGGAACAGCGCCTCATGTGTCGCGGGAGACGCCAGCTCCACCTCGCCGCCCGCCTGGCCGAAGGCACCCACCGCGTCCTTCAGGGCCTCGCGCACGGAGAGGGCCAGCATCAGCGGCGGCTCGCCCACGGCCTTGCTGCCGTGGATGGTGTTGGGCTGCCGCGCGCGCTCCAGCAGGCTCACGCGGAAGTCCACGGGCGCATCGCTGAAGGCAGGCACCGGGTACGTGCTGGCCGAGTGCGTGAGCAACCGGCCCTTGGCATCCCAGCGCAGGTCCTCGCCCGTCAGCCAGCCCATGCCCTGGACGAAGCCGCCCTCAATCTGGCCCCGGTCCACGCCCGGGTTGAGCGAGTCGCCCACGTCCTCCAGCAGGTCCACGCGAAGCACCCGCTTCATGCCCGTGTTCCCGTCGACCTCCACCTCCGTCACCGCCGCGCCATAGGCGAAGTAGAGGAAGGGCTTTCCTCGGCCCTTGGCCTTGTCGTAGCCGATGCCCGGCGTCTGGTAGTACCCCGTCGACGAGAGGCTGATGCGCGCCAGATACGCGGCCTCCACCACCTCCGCGAAGCCCAGGTGGAGCTCGGGCTTGCCTTGGACCTCCACGCGCCCATCGCGGAACACGAGCTGCTCGGCCGTCACCTGCTGACCCTGCCGGTCCGCGAACAGCTTCACGGCCACGGGCTCCAAGCGCTGGCGCAGCGTCACGCACGCCTCGCGCGCGGCGGCGCCGTTCAGGTCCGAGCCGCTCGACGCCGCCGTGGCGGAGGTGTTGGGCACCTTGTCCGTGGCCGTCTTCGCGACGCGGAGCGCGTGCTCGGGAACACCGAGCTCCCGCATGACCACGCCTTGAATCTTCGTGTGCAGGCCCTGACCCATCTCGGTGCCGCCATGCGACACCATGACCGAGCCATCGCGATACACGTGAACCAGCGCACCCGCCTGGTTGAGGAACGTCGCCGTGAAGGAGATGCCGAACTTCATGGGCGTCATCGCCAGGCCGCGCTTGATGCGCGGTGAGCGGGCGTTGAACGCGGCCACGTCCTCGCGGCGGCGCGCGAAGTCAGACGAGTCCTTCAGCTGGCGCCAAATGTGCGCCAGCCGCTCGTCCTCCAGCTCCTGGCCGTAGTGCGTCGTGTTCGTCTCGCCGGTCCCTCGGTAGAAGTTCCGCTCGCGGACCTCGTCGGCGGGCAGTCCCAGCGCGCGCGCCACGCGGTCGAGAATCTCCTCGCCCACCAGCATGCCCTGCGGTCCACCGAAGCCGCGGAAGGCCGTGTTGGAGACCAGGTGCGTCTTGGCCACGCGCCCCAGGTAGCGCGTCGCGGGGATGTAGTATGCGTTGTCGAGGTGGAAGAGGGCGCGGTCCGTGATCGACTCGGACAGGTCCAGGGACCAGCCGCCGTTGGACACGAGCTGCGCGTTCAGCGCGATCAGCTTGCCCTGCTCGTCGAAGCCCACCTCGAAGGTGGCGTGGAAGGGGTGGCGCTTGCCCGTCACCATCATGTCCACGTCGCGGTCCATCATCCAGCGCACGGGCTTGCCCGTGTGCCACGCGGCCAGCGCCACCAGCGCGGCGGGCGCGTTGCCCTGCGTCTCCTTGCCACCGAAGCCGCCGCCCATGCGCGGGGCCTGCACCACCACGCGGCTGCGCTGGAGGTGCAGCACGTGGGAGATGACGGCCTGCACCTCGGACGGGTGCTGCGTGGAGGAGACCACCGTGATGTCGCCATCGTCGCCCTTCTCGGCGAACGCGGCGTGTGTCTCCAGGTAGAAGTGCTCCTGCCCGCCCATCGTCACCGTGCCGGACAGCCGCCGAGGGCTCGCCGCCAGCGCCGCCTCCACGTCTCCGCGCTGAATGATGTGCGGCTCGGTGTGGTAGCTGCGCTTCTCGATGGCCTCTTCCACCGTGAGGATGGCCGGGAGCGGCTCGTACTCCACCACCACCTGGCCCGCGGCGGCGCGGCACGCGTCGATGGACTCGCCGACCACGAGCGCGACGAGCTGCCCGTGGAACAGCACCTCGTCCTTCGCGAGCAGCGGCTCGTCGTGGCGGATGGGGCCGGTGTCGTTCATGCCGGGGATGTCCTCGGCGAGGAGCACCGTCACCACGCCCGGCATCGCCTTGGCCGCCGACGCGTCCCGCCGGAGGACGCGCGCGTGCGCGTGTGGCGAGCACACCGGCCACACCTCCAGCATCGGCCGGGACTGCGCCAGGTCATCCACGTACCGCGCGCTCCCGGTGACATGGCCCAGCGCGCTGTCATGGCGGAGCGAGCGGGTGTTGTCCGTGGGCAGCTCGCGTCCATCCGCGACGAAGCCCGGCGCCGCGTCCAGCGCGGGGCTGTCCTCTCCCGAGAAGAACTTCTCGAACAGGCTCACGATGAGCCCGCGCCGGTACTCCGCGCTCCCGCGCAGGTCGCTGATGGGGGACAGCTCCCCGGCGAGGACGGGCAGCACCTTGTCCACCGTCTCGCGCGTCCACGGACGGCCCACGAGCATGTCCTCGGTGCGACGCGCGCGGACGGGCGTCGCCGCGACGCCGCCGTAGCCCAGCCGCGCCGAGCGCACCACACCCGCCGCGTCCACCTCCACGCAGAAGCCCGCGGCGACGATGCTGATGTCCAGCTCACGCCGCTTGGAGACCTTGTACGCGTTCGCCCGTCGCTTCAGCCCGCTCTCCTCCGAGGGCGCATGCGGGATGACGATGAAGCGCACGACCTCGTCCGGCTGGAGCGCCGTCTTGCGGTACGCGAGGAAGAAGTCGGACAGCGCCACCGTCCGCTCGCCCTTCGTCGACGCCAGCACCATCCTCGCGTCGAGCGCGAGCAGCACGGGCGCCATGTCGCCGATGGGAGACGCCGTCACCAGGTTGCCGGAGAGCGTGGCGCGCTGACGGATCTGCCGCGAGGCGAAGGCGTTGAGCATCTTCCCCACCTCGGGGAACGTCTTGCCCAGCGCGTCCTCCAGGTCGACGAGTGTCGCCGCGCCGCCCACGTACCAGCCGTCCACCTCGCGGCGGATGGCGCGCAGGCCCTCCACGGCCTCGGTGGAGATGAGGAACGGATAGCGGCGCGACTTCTTGGTGATGTCCACGCCCAGCTCGGTGGCGCCCGCCACGAGCATCGCCTCCGGATGGGTGGCCTTGAGCGAGAGCAGCTCGGCCCACGACGTGGGGCGCAGGAACTTCTGCCCGCGCGCCTCGTAGCTCAGCGAGGGCAGGGCGGCGGCGGGGCCCCCCAGCGGCGTTCCCGGGAGCGGCGCCCGCAGGCCCACCTTGGCGTCGCGCTCGGCGAGGGCCTCCATCATCGCGTCGCGGATGGGCCGGTAGCCGGTACAGCGGCAGATGTTTCCACAGAGCTGGTCCGCCACGGCCTCGGGCGTACAGACCTCCGGTCGCGAGTACGCCTCCGCCATCGAGACGATGAAGCCCGGCGTGCAGAAGCCACACTGCGAACCGTAGTGCTTCACCATCGCCTGCTGGACGGGGTGCGGCTTCTCCCTCGAGCCCACGCCCTCCACCGTCACCACCTCACGCCCGGCCACCATGGGCACCAGCGTGATGCAGCTGTTGAACGCGCGCAGGCAGCGATTGCCCTCGGCGTCGGCGTCCACCATGGCCACGGTGCACGCGCCGCAGTCTCCCTCGGCGCAGCCCTGCTTCGTCCCCGTGGCGCCCTTCGCGCGCAGGAAGTCGAGCAGCGTGGTGTTGGGCGACTCGTCCTCGACGCGAACCAGGCTCCCGTTGAGCTGGAACTCGAACATGGTGCTCATTCTCCAGATGAAACCCCGCGCAGGCGGGGCGGCTCCGAGACGGAAGGCTCGGGGTGGGTTTCAACGAAAGGCTGATGGTGGAGCTGGAGCAGGCCCGCGGCGATGCTCACCGCGACCTCCTGCGGCGACTTGCCCCCGAGCTCCAGCCCCATGGGGCACTGCACGCGGTCGATGCGAGACGCCGGCACGCCGCGCGCCTCCAGCCGCTGACGGAAGCGCGCCCACTTGGTCTTGCTGCCGATGAGGCCCAGGTAGCGTGCGGGCCTTTCCACCGCGGCGGCGATGATGTCCTGGTCCAGGTCATGCCGGTGCGTCATCACCGCGACGTACGTCCGCTGTGCGTCCCACACCGCGTGGGCGAAGAACTCCTCCCACGGCTCCTCATGGCGCGTCACGGCGTCGGGGATGCGCTCGCCTTGGAGCCACTCGGGGCGCTCGTCCACCAGATGCACCCGGAACGGCGTCCCATCCAGGATGCGGCACAGGGCCTGGCCCACGTGGCCCGCGCCGAAGAGATACAGCCGAGGCCCGTGGTTCACGGGCTCCACGAAGACATCCACCACGCCTCCACAGCACTGACCCAGCTTCGCGCCCAGCGGGTAGCGGAACGAGCGGGACTCCCCTCGCGCCAGGCAGCCCCGGGCGTCGGCGAGGACCAGCTGCTCCAGGTGTCCGCCGCCCACCGTGCCGTGAAACACGCCGTCGCCCCGCACCAGCAACTTCGCGCCAGGCTCGGCCGGTGTGCTTCCCTGACAGGCTGTAACGGTGGCTACGGCGAACGGCGCATCCTCCCGCGCCCACTCGCCTAGCTGGCGGACCCAATCCCACATGGTCCCCGTGAGTCTGCCACAGCCCGCGCCCGTCGGGGATGGCTCTTCTTCGGGCCCTCGCGGTTTTCGACACCCCCGGGATGTCTCACGTCGCGAAGAGGTGTTTCGCCATGAAGTCGACGAAGACCCGCAGCTTGGGGGACAGGTGGCGGCTGGAGGGCCAGAGCATCCGGAAGGTGCCCTCGTGCTCCAGGTGGCTGTCGAGCACCGTCACCAGCGTGCCCCGCGCCAGCTGGCCCCGGATGGCGAAGTCCGGCAGGCAGGTGATGCCCAGCCCTTGCTCGGCCATGTAGATGAGCGGCTCGATGGTGTTGACCACCGCCGCCGAGGGCAGCTCCAGCTCCTTCTTGCGGCCCTTGCGCAGCGGCCAGCGCTCCAGCTTGCCGGTGGAGTCGAAGCGGTGTTGCAGGCAGGCGTGCGTCTTGAGGTCCTCGGGCTTGCGAGGCGTCCCCCGCCGCGCGAAGTAGTCCGGCGAGCCCACCAGGATGAGCCGGAAGGTGCCCAGCACCCGGGCCATGAGCCGCGAGTCGTGCATCTCCCCCGCGCGCACCACGCCGTCGAAGCCCTCCTCAATCACATCCACGAGCCGGTCCGTGAAGTCGAGGTCGAGCTCGATTTCTGGATACGCCCGCATGAACGCGCTCACCGTGGGCATCATCAACATGCCCGCCAGGGGCATGCTCACGCGCAGTCGGCCGCGAGGCGCCTCCCGCGTCTGGGCGAGCTCCAGCTCCGCGGCTTCGATTTCACAGAAGATGCGCCGGCAGCGCTCGAGGAAGAGCGCGCCCTCCGGTGTCAGGGTGATGGTGCGCGTCGAGCGGTGGAAGAGCCGGACGCCCAGCCGCTCCTCCAGCCTCGCGATGGCCTTGCCGATGGCCGAGGAGGACACGCCCAGGTTCCGCCCCGCGGCGGTGAAGCTGCGAGTGTCCGCCGCCTGCACGAAGGCGTTGAGCGAGCTCAGGCTGTCCATTCGAGGTGACTCCGATTCCGGACGTTCATGTCCGATGTGTTCGGAACTCTAGCCCCGTGGTCCGCGATGGGGGACGAAATTACCTTGGCGCAACCTTCTCGATGGGCGGCACCATGAGCTCCACCTCCACGATTCCCGACGCGTTGCCTTCCTCCGAGTCCCGCTCGGACCGCTTCCCCATGTCCGGGCTGCTCGCGCTGGGCATGGCGGCCTTCATCACCGTCCTCACCGAGGCACTTCCCGCGGGCCTGCTGACGCGCATGAGCGTCGACCTGGGTGTCTCCGAGGCGATGGCGGGGCAGCTCGTCACGCTCTACGCCCTGGGCACGCTGGTGACGGCGATTCCCCTCACCGCGGCCACCCAGTCGTGGCGGCGGCGCCCGCTGCTGCTCGTCGCCATCCTCGGCTTCTCCTTCGTCAACACCCTCACCACGGTGTCCACGAACTTCATCCTGACGCTGGCGGCGAGGTTCCTCGCGGGCGTGTTCGCGGGGCTCCTCTGGTCGCTGGTCGCTGGCTACGCGGTCCGCATGGTGCCCGAGCACCAGAAGGGCCGCGCCATGGCCGTCGTCATGGCGGGCATCCCCGTCGCGCTGTCGCTGGGCATTCCGGCGGGGACGTTCCTGGGCGCGGCCCTGGGCTGGCGCTTCACCTTCGGAATCATGAGCGTGCTCACCTTCGTCCTCGTGGGCTGGGTGCTGGCCAAGGTGCCGGACTTCCCCGGCCAGCGCGCGGACCAGCAGCTGTCGCTCCTGAAGGTGTCCACGCTGCCGGGAGTCCCCTCCGTGTTGTTCGTCACGCTGGCGTACGTGCTCGCGCACAACACGCTCTACACATACATCGCGCCGTTCGTCGCGAACGCGGGGCTCGCGGGCCAGCTTGACCGGGTGCTGCTCGTCTTCGGCCTGGCCGCCCTGGTGTCCATCTGGGGCGTGGGCGTGTGGATCGACCGGTGGCTGCGCGAGCTGGTGCTCGTGAGCACCGCGTTGTTCGCGCTGGTGTCCGTGGCGCTGGGGCTGTGGGGCGGCGTGCCCGCCGTGGTCTACGGGGGCGTGGGCGCGTGGGGGCTCGCGTTCGGAGGCGTGGCCACGCTCTTCCAGACGGCCTCCGCGAAGACGGCGGGAGAGGCGGCCGACGTCGCGCAGTCCATGCTCGTCACCGCGTGGAACATCGCCATCGCGGGAGGAGGCGTCATCGGCGGCGTGCTGCTCGAGACGCTGGGGGTGACGTCGTTCCCGTGGCTGCTGGTGGGGCTCCTGCTCCTCACGGGTGGGGTGGCCTGGAGGGCGAAGCGCCATGGCTTCGCCCCCGCGTCGCCTCGCTGAGGGACTACGGGGCCAGCGCGGGCTGGGCCGGCCCCGTCTCCTTGCGCATCGGCTGGGCCTTGCCGTACGTGAGCGAGCGCCACACCCACTCCGCGGGACCGAAGCGGAAGCGCGAGAGCCACAGGTGGCTCACCCCGATCTGCACGGAGAAGACGCCCAGGCAGTACAGGACGGAGGTGAGGGGCCGCATCGTGCCGAAGTTCTGGAGTCCGTAGCCGTTGAAGACGAGGACGCTGATGATGGACTGGCACAGGTAGTTCGACAGCGCCATTCGTCCTACGGGGGCCAGGAGCACCAGCACCTTCTGCCACGCCGCCTTCTGGAAGAGCAGGGTGATGCCCGACACATAGGTGGCGGCGACGGCCACCTCCGCCAAGGTGCGGATGGGCTGCGTCACGAACTGCATCCAGGAGGGCAAGGTCTCCGGGGAGATGATCTTCCGGATGAAGAGCTGCTGCATCACCACGCCCACGCTGCTGCTCAGCAGGCCCAGGCCCAGGGACCAGAAGAACAGCTTGCGGAAGAACGCCACATGCTGAGGGGCGTCATGGAACAACCGCCGGCGCCCCGCATAGAAGCCCACCAGGAAGCGGCCCAGAATCACCGGCAGGTTGAGCAACATGATGGCCAGGAACTCTTGCCGGTAGAAGTAGAGGCTGGCCTTCACGATGTCCCACCAGCTTCCCGTTTGGAAGGTGGGCAGGAGCTCCGCCTTCAGGGCGACGGACTTCTCCATCTGCGCCTTGGCGATGGCGGCGGCGGCCTCCGGCGTGGCCGCGAGGAACTGGGGCATTTTCTGGATGACGATGATGGCCAGGGGCCACGCGAAGATGAGCCCCGCCGCCCACCACAGAACCGTCCGGTCGTCCCGCTTCCGGAACAACAACAACCACCCGCCCAGGAGCGCGTAGCTGGTGAGGATGTCCCCGTACCAGATGAGCACGAGGTGGCTCAGTCCAATCACGAACATCGCCGCGAGCCGCCGCCCATACAGCCCGGTGATGGAGGCTCCGCGCGCCTCCGCGCGCCCCATCTGCACCGCGAACCCCAGGCCAAACAGGAACGAGAAGATGGTGATGAAGCGGCTTGTCACCAACGTCGAAATAATGGGCAACAATGCCTTGTCGAGCACCGTCCCATTCGCGAACAGTTCTTCGATTTTCGCCCGAGGGAGGAACACCCGGCCGCTGAACCACATGAATGTATTGGAGATGAACACGCCGCAGAGCGCGAAGCCTCGCAGCGTGTCGAGCAGCAGCAGTCGTTCGCCGGAGTCGGTGGGCCGAGCCTCGGCGAGAGGGGAGGGTGGCGGAGCAGGGTTCATGTCATCCAAAAGGACGGCTGAACCCTGGCTTTATTGTCCGTATTCCGTGGCAGCGGAGGATTGAGTGCACACCCAGCGGGTCGGGTGTGTCTATACGCCGATGCGTGGGCAGATGTCTTTCACGAGGCACTCGTCGCACTTCGGCTTCTTGGCGACGCACGTGTAGCGGCCGTGAAGGACGGTGGCGGGGCCGAAGAAGGTCCACGCGTCCTGGGGGACGAGCTTCATCAGGTCCTGCTCGATGGCCTCGGGCTTGTCGTGCTTCGTCAGGCCCAGGCGCTGGCTGACGCGGGAGACATGGGTGTCGACGATGACGCCGGACGCGATGTCGAAGGCGGTGTTGAGGACGACGTTGGCCGTCTTGCGCGCCACGCCGGGGAGCTTCACGAGCTCCTCGATGGTGCGGGGAACCTCGCCGTCGAAGTCCGCGAGCAGCGCGCGGCTCATGGCCTGCACCGTCTTGGTCTTCTGCTTGAAGAAGCCGGTGGGCTTGAGGTCCTCCTCCAGCTCCGCAGTGTCCGCGTCCGCGATGGCCTGGGGGCCCGGGTACTTGGGGAAGACGACGGCGGTGACCTTGTTGACGCGCTCGTCCGTGCACTGGGCCGCGAGGATGGTGGCGACGAGCAGCTCGTACGGGGTGGACCAGTTGAGCTCGTAGCGCGCGTCCGGGTACTTCGTGCGCAGACGCTCGAGGAGGAGGGCGGCTTTCTCGGCGGGTTTCATGTGGGCGTGAGAGGCATCCTACCTGGGGTGTCTGACACGCTGGGGGTCGGAAATGGGGGGCTACCCTGGGGTGCTCGTCGCGTTTCCGGGACGGGGCGGGGTGGGGTGGCGTGCCTTCTCCACGGCGTCGAGGCGGGCCATCGTCTGGGCGTAGAGGTGGTCCAGCTTGGAGTGGAGCTGGGTGACCTCCATGCCGGCGCGGATGTTGGCTTCGTACTCCACGTCGGAGCGGATGCGGTCCTTGGCGGCCTGGCGGCTCTGGCTGATGAGGACGAAGCAGGAGAGGAAGATGGCCTCCAGGCTGACGACCATGGTGAGCAGGCCGAAGGGGAACGGGTCGAAGGGGTGGACCCCGGGGACCCAGCCGAGGTTGATGGAGATCCACGCGGCGAACCAGGCGGCGTGGAGGAGCATGAAGGTGAAGGTGCCGCTGAAGGCGGCGAGGCCATCGGCGAGGCGTTGGATGGTCGTGAGCCGTTCCTCGACCATCTCGTTGGGGCTGAGGGTGGGGCGGCTGTGGAGCATCTTGTCCGCTTCGCGCAGCCGGCGGCCGATGGCGGTGAGGACGTCCATGGCGCTGGAGGGGTGGCGTTGGAAGAGGAGCTGGAGGTCGCCTCGGTCGACCTTGAGGGCGCAGGTGTCCTGGATGGCGCGGGCGTCGGCGCTGCGCGGGTCTCCGTCGAGGAGGGAGAGTTCTCCGAAGAAGTCCCCGCGGCGAGCGGTCTCGAAGACGATGACCTGGCCGGTGGTGTCCTCGACGGAGATTTGAACCTCGCCGGAGCTGACGATGTAGATGGCGCCGCCGGGGTCGCCTCGGCTGAAGACCTTCTCGCTGGCCCGCAGGTGGACCTCCTCGAGCTGGGCGGCGAGCAGGGCGCGCTCCTCGTCGTCGAGGGTGGCGAAGAGGGGGACTTCCTTGAGCAGGGCGACGTCGGCGGGCATGGTGCGGGACTCCTCGTGCTGGGCTGCACCGTGGTCGCCGTACGGTGGCATTTTTCGAGGGGCGAGCCCAGTGACACCGTGGGAATGGACGCCCCCGGGCGGGCGGCGTAGGGTCCGCGCCGTTCCCCCCTTTCTCCCGAGTGAGAACCCATGGTCTCGGCCATCTTCAATCCGGCCCGCTGGAAGCCCATCGAGGGCCACAAGTTCAAGGACATCACGTTCCACCGCGCGGTGGACCAGGGCACGGTGCGCATCGCGTTCAACCGGCCGGAGGTCCGCAATGCGTTCCGTCCGCGCACGGTGGATGAGCTGTCGCGCGCCCTGGAGGCCACGCGGTTCATGACGGACGTGGGGTGTGTGCTGATCACGGGCAATGGGCCGTCGCCGAAGGATGGCGGCTGGGCGTTCTGCTCCGGTGGAGACCAGCGCATCCGAGGGAAGGATGGGTACAAGTACGAGGGGGAGGAGGGGGAGTCGGACCCGGCGAAGCTGGGGCGGCTGCACATCCTGGAGGTGCAGCGGCAGATTCGCTTCCTGCCCAAGGCGGTGATTGCGGTGGTGCCGGGGTGGGCGGTGGGCGGTGGGCACAGCCTGCATGTCGTCTGTGACATGACCATCGCGAGCCAGGAGCACGCGGTGTTCAAGCAGACGGACGCGGACGTGGCGAGCTTCGACGGAGGCTACGGGTCGGCGCTGCTAGCGCGGCAGGTGGGGCAGAAGCGGGCGCGGGAGATCTTCTTCGTGGGGGCGAACTACTCGGCGCAGGAGGCCTTCCAGATGGGGATGGTCAACGCCGTGGTGCCGCACGAGAAGCTGGAGGACTTCGCGCTGGAGTGGGCGGCGGAGATCAACACGAAGAGCCCCACGGCCATCAAGATGCTGAAGTATGCGTTCAACCTGCCGGATGACGGCATGGTGGGACAGCAGCTCTTCGCCGGTGAGGCGACGCGGCTGGCGTATGGGACGGACGAGGCCCAGGAGGGCCGGGATGCGTTCGTCCAGAAGCGGAAGCGGGACTTCAAGAAGTTCCCCTGGGGGTACTGAGGGGACTGTGCCCGGGCCCGCTTCCGTCCGTGTGGCGGAGGCGGGGAGGGCCCTGCATCATCCGGCGCCGACCGGTCTGGCGGTCCGAAGCCATCTCCTTGCCTACGTGCCCGAGGCGTTCGACTCACAGGCTGGATTGGGCATTGCCGCGAACCCGGAGAGATCTATCCAGTGACTGGTGGACTCGCAGATCGCCTCCGCCGAGATAGAGAATAGGAGGGTTGTCTGAACCCATACGTCAGGCGTGGGAGATGAGGCGAAGGATGTGAGCTTTCTCCGCTTCCTTCGCCTCGAGTGCGTACTCAACTGCTGGAAGAACCTCTGACGCTTCGGGCAGTGTCCGTTAGCGGATGCACGTCACCCCGCCAAGATCCCCCGTTCTGGTCCACTGGGTGGTTGTGCCATTGGTGACGATGCGGCCACAGTCACACATGACAGTGCCCACGGGGTTACTGAAAGTCCAATCAGAGAAGTAGAATGTAACCCAGTCGCCGAAACAGATTTCTGGCCCGCCACCATCGGGTTCTCCTGCGTCGGACTCGCCCGCATCAGATTCGCCTGCGTCTGGCTCACCGGCGTCAGGTTCGCCTGCGTCTGGGTCACC
This window contains:
- a CDS encoding DUF1003 domain-containing protein; translated protein: MPADVALLKEVPLFATLDDEERALLAAQLEEVHLRASEKVFSRGDPGGAIYIVSSGEVQISVEDTTGQVIVFETARRGDFFGELSLLDGDPRSADARAIQDTCALKVDRGDLQLLFQRHPSSAMDVLTAIGRRLREADKMLHSRPTLSPNEMVEERLTTIQRLADGLAAFSGTFTFMLLHAAWFAAWISINLGWVPGVHPFDPFPFGLLTMVVSLEAIFLSCFVLISQSRQAAKDRIRSDVEYEANIRAGMEVTQLHSKLDHLYAQTMARLDAVEKARHPTPPRPGNATSTPG
- a CDS encoding 1,4-dihydroxy-2-naphthoyl-CoA synthase, encoding MVSAIFNPARWKPIEGHKFKDITFHRAVDQGTVRIAFNRPEVRNAFRPRTVDELSRALEATRFMTDVGCVLITGNGPSPKDGGWAFCSGGDQRIRGKDGYKYEGEEGESDPAKLGRLHILEVQRQIRFLPKAVIAVVPGWAVGGGHSLHVVCDMTIASQEHAVFKQTDADVASFDGGYGSALLARQVGQKRAREIFFVGANYSAQEAFQMGMVNAVVPHEKLEDFALEWAAEINTKSPTAIKMLKYAFNLPDDGMVGQQLFAGEATRLAYGTDEAQEGRDAFVQKRKRDFKKFPWGY